A single Desulfurobacterium sp. TC5-1 DNA region contains:
- a CDS encoding YicC/YloC family endoribonuclease, with the protein MTGYGKSEASNDFITVTVEVKSINSKNLDLRINLPRIVNNLLNRLNSKVKEYVKRGKVDVYINYKLSPDVEIPVSINYSMAKTYIDAIKKIEGTSGRKIEINMRDLLSMHDIFSKEDIDISGSEEVFIEALENALMQLDAERKKEGEKLKKDIESRLKKIEAILHDIEEKANSINEKIKERLTEKVKKLFEPDDEEISKRIELEIVLIAEKQDVTEEITRLKSHIKRFYQLLNEDFSGKTMDFLCQEMHREINTLGSKLKEINATESVLKIKTEIARIKEQVQNVE; encoded by the coding sequence ATGACAGGCTATGGAAAAAGTGAAGCAAGCAATGACTTTATCACCGTTACGGTAGAAGTAAAATCTATCAACAGCAAGAATTTAGATTTGAGAATCAACCTTCCAAGAATTGTTAACAATCTTCTAAATAGGTTAAACAGTAAAGTGAAAGAGTACGTGAAAAGGGGAAAGGTCGATGTTTACATAAACTATAAGCTGAGTCCCGACGTTGAAATTCCGGTAAGTATAAACTACTCAATGGCAAAAACCTATATAGACGCCATAAAGAAAATAGAAGGAACTTCTGGAAGAAAGATAGAGATAAATATGAGAGACCTCTTATCCATGCACGACATCTTCTCTAAAGAAGATATAGATATATCGGGAAGCGAAGAGGTCTTCATAGAGGCCCTTGAAAACGCCTTGATGCAGCTGGACGCAGAGCGTAAGAAAGAGGGTGAGAAGCTAAAAAAAGATATTGAAAGCAGACTAAAAAAAATAGAAGCAATCCTTCACGATATTGAGGAGAAGGCTAATTCCATAAATGAGAAAATCAAAGAACGCTTAACGGAAAAAGTTAAAAAACTGTTTGAACCAGATGATGAAGAAATCAGCAAAAGAATTGAGCTTGAGATAGTACTAATTGCTGAAAAGCAAGACGTCACAGAAGAAATTACAAGGCTTAAATCTCATATAAAGCGGTTTTATCAGCTTTTAAATGAAGATTTTTCAGGTAAAACGATGGATTTTCTATGTCAGGAAATGCATAGAGAAATAAACACATTGGGATCAAAACTGAAAGAGATAAATGCAACCGAATCAGTTTTGAAAATTAAAACAGAAATAGCAAGGATAAAGGAACAGGTCCAGAACGTGGAGTAA
- a CDS encoding tetratricopeptide repeat protein has product MKGYKKEIDSVIKEARRLIESKKYHRAISELEKHKAYSRDVEYFLLLAEAYERIGNEEKAEEYFEQARFLEAAIKSKEQLKKSHFLIKRKEYVKAREALLEAINLNPFEPEIYVELHKLYKRQGLKKEAAKVLKSLMTVSPFLDYPYLELAGHYYSTGNYDMVAHILEQGLERINKTSFLYESARLYQLIGEMEKAEDLLREACNREPKNVDLRQKLVDVLMGLSKIEEALSLLLDTLELYPDSPYLLQSVATVYEMMGDDEKAEFFMRKAVSVSDSFIKEDSLRMLADFLIEKGRIDQAEEALMEIIDTAESSWLIMDAFIELALICMEQNRNRCVIDVAKRILKSDLLSEEEVFELLEILSDVLEEEGYIFAARRVCKYIIEHSKNEKQLKRCYATVNRLSEVISLEKMWKKCR; this is encoded by the coding sequence TTGAAAGGTTATAAGAAAGAAATAGATTCTGTCATTAAAGAAGCGCGTCGTTTAATTGAGAGTAAAAAATATCATCGTGCTATTTCCGAGCTGGAAAAACATAAAGCCTATTCAAGAGATGTTGAGTATTTTCTTCTCCTTGCAGAGGCTTACGAAAGGATAGGAAATGAAGAAAAGGCGGAAGAATACTTTGAACAGGCGAGATTCCTTGAGGCGGCTATAAAGTCAAAGGAGCAGCTTAAAAAGAGTCACTTCCTTATAAAGAGAAAGGAATATGTTAAGGCAAGGGAGGCGCTTCTTGAGGCTATAAATCTTAATCCATTTGAACCTGAAATTTATGTTGAACTGCATAAACTTTATAAACGGCAGGGGTTAAAAAAAGAGGCGGCTAAAGTGCTTAAAAGTTTAATGACAGTTTCTCCTTTTTTAGACTATCCTTATCTTGAACTTGCAGGTCACTATTACTCTACCGGTAATTACGATATGGTAGCTCATATCCTTGAACAGGGTCTTGAAAGGATAAATAAAACTTCGTTTCTCTATGAGAGTGCGAGACTCTATCAGCTTATTGGAGAAATGGAAAAGGCAGAAGATCTTTTAAGGGAAGCCTGCAATAGAGAACCAAAAAATGTGGATCTTCGTCAGAAACTTGTAGATGTTTTGATGGGACTTTCAAAGATAGAGGAGGCCCTGTCTCTTTTACTTGATACTTTGGAACTCTATCCAGACTCACCCTACCTCTTGCAAAGTGTTGCCACTGTTTACGAAATGATGGGTGATGATGAAAAAGCTGAATTCTTTATGAGAAAGGCTGTTTCTGTTAGTGACTCTTTTATAAAAGAAGACAGTCTGAGAATGTTGGCGGATTTTCTTATAGAAAAGGGCAGGATTGATCAGGCAGAAGAAGCGTTGATGGAGATTATAGATACGGCAGAAAGTTCATGGCTTATAATGGATGCCTTTATTGAGCTGGCCCTGATATGTATGGAGCAGAATAGAAATCGATGCGTTATTGATGTTGCTAAAAGGATATTAAAGTCTGATCTATTATCTGAAGAAGAAGTATTTGAACTTTTGGAGATCCTCTCCGACGTTCTGGAAGAGGAAGGCTATATTTTTGCTGCAAGAAGAGTGTGTAAATACATCATTGAGCATTCAAAAAATGAAAAGCAGTTAAAGCGTTGTTATGCAACTGTTAACAGGCTTTCAGAAGTTATTTCCCTTGAGAAAATGTGGAAAAAATGCAGATAA
- a CDS encoding peptidylprolyl isomerase → MLANIRKNMKLFSIPLWIVTASFVLTIFLVWGKGSVSGPGTNEVATVNDKAIPADEFYRLVDRLTSSGMKEKQAKSEALRQLLLRTLLLDAAEREGLKVSDEAVADKIESFPAFQKDGKFSVELYKKWLQQNHMPPEMFENQIREDLLIEKLQTIVENVASVTPTELQIYYKAVFGKRNYKYEMFNIEPSKVKVSSEEIKNYYNKHRNLFKENKVVIVAVEIPAKTKNAKELVKRAYELAKKGKLSSFNEIKPVIVKDKNLLKDINSRGGLYGYVEKPNKFIIYQKQQKSRTLSLKKARREIINLIKKEKAVKLAFSKAEKAANSGNLDKGKETGEISGKELAKRLELIDLNGEITAMIVKGKTGKVYGPFKTLKGYVVVEPITAATVKSMDKEKVKTLKEFLLGEKRKAALQSYIQFLQNKAKIQVNPRFFKGE, encoded by the coding sequence ATGCTTGCTAATATCAGAAAAAACATGAAGTTATTTAGCATACCTCTCTGGATAGTAACTGCTTCTTTTGTTTTAACTATTTTCTTAGTATGGGGAAAAGGTTCTGTATCAGGACCGGGAACAAACGAAGTTGCGACCGTTAACGATAAAGCCATACCGGCAGATGAGTTTTATAGATTGGTTGACAGGTTAACTTCATCTGGAATGAAGGAAAAGCAGGCAAAATCCGAAGCACTCCGTCAGCTTTTGCTAAGAACACTTTTGCTTGATGCAGCGGAAAGAGAAGGATTAAAGGTAAGTGATGAGGCTGTCGCAGATAAAATAGAAAGCTTCCCTGCCTTTCAAAAGGACGGCAAATTCTCCGTGGAACTTTACAAAAAGTGGCTTCAGCAAAACCATATGCCTCCAGAAATGTTCGAAAATCAGATAAGAGAAGATCTACTAATAGAGAAGCTTCAAACAATTGTTGAAAATGTAGCATCAGTTACACCTACAGAGCTACAAATCTATTACAAAGCTGTTTTTGGAAAAAGGAATTACAAGTATGAAATGTTTAACATAGAACCCTCAAAAGTTAAAGTGTCTTCAGAAGAAATAAAAAATTACTACAATAAGCACCGCAATTTGTTCAAAGAAAATAAAGTAGTTATCGTTGCTGTTGAAATCCCAGCGAAAACGAAAAACGCAAAAGAGCTTGTTAAAAGAGCATATGAACTTGCAAAAAAAGGGAAACTGTCGTCTTTTAATGAAATTAAACCGGTCATCGTTAAAGATAAAAACTTACTTAAAGACATCAACTCCAGAGGGGGTCTTTACGGCTATGTAGAAAAGCCAAACAAATTTATTATTTATCAAAAACAACAGAAAAGCAGAACCCTTTCATTAAAAAAAGCCAGGAGGGAAATTATAAATCTGATTAAAAAAGAAAAAGCGGTAAAACTGGCATTCAGCAAGGCTGAAAAAGCAGCAAATAGCGGAAATTTAGATAAAGGAAAAGAGACGGGAGAAATTAGCGGGAAAGAACTTGCAAAAAGGCTTGAACTAATAGACTTAAACGGCGAAATAACAGCAATGATAGTTAAAGGTAAAACCGGTAAAGTGTACGGTCCTTTCAAAACGCTTAAAGGATATGTGGTCGTGGAACCCATAACAGCAGCAACTGTTAAAAGCATGGATAAAGAAAAAGTCAAAACATTGAAGGAGTTCCTGCTTGGTGAAAAGCGTAAAGCAGCACTTCAATCATACATACAGTTCCTGCAGAACAAAGCCAAAATTCAGGTCAATCCAAGATTTTTTAAGGGAGAGTAA